In Poecile atricapillus isolate bPoeAtr1 chromosome 1, bPoeAtr1.hap1, whole genome shotgun sequence, the sequence GCATCTGCTGTAGCTTCCTTATATTTTACTTTGCTGATAACTTAGGGCACAGTGACTTGTTCTAGGAATGTCTGGTTTTAGCAGTTTGCACAGGACTCTCAAAAGGAAggatttggtttgatttttcagGGCCATTGAATCACATTTCACAGTCTAAGGAATGCCTAGTAAGATAAAATCAGAGGGATTTATTCTCTAtttgtctctctctctgaaGTCAGCATCAGGAGAGAGTGGAGATGGAATTTCAAATACGCCCAGCAACCCATTTGATGTGTTAAACCACTACTTAATCCACACTTGCCTACAGGCTGTGGAGCTGTTTAGTATGAGGAGAGATGTATCTCTCTTCTGCATTGTGAGTTCTTCACTTGTAGCTGTGTGTATCGATTTCTCCTTCTGTTTTGCTAACTACATTTTATCTGCTTCCTTGCAGGCACAGTTAGGAGGTTTCTGGAGGTTCATGGAGAGACTCTGGAGAAGGTGGTGTTTGCTGTCTCTGAGCTTGAAGAGGTATCATCTTGGCATTCATTCCACCAAAATTCCTGGGCATGATTGATCTTCTCAGCAGCAGTAAAACTGGATTTGAATTTCCCTTTCAGATCACATAGACTTTTGGTCTTGCAGCATCCTTCTGTCTCCTTAGCACAGCCTCTTTTCTAGAACTGTTCATGCTCTTAGCAGTCATTATAGACACTTTGAGAATCTTTCTGCTTCTGGCTTCTGTGTTGCTGAGCTGTGGACAGGGAGCAGTAGGGGGGGTGATAGCATGCAGTTGTGCTGGATGCTGTCTGTTAGCCAGAAAGGAAATTCTGCACACAAAAGTTTCCTCCCTACACAAAGATGTGCTTGAAGAGGGCCAGTTCAGCATTCCTACTGATCACCTAAAAAGATCTGAAACACTGCTTGCTGGCTTGTTGGAATAGAAAACTTGACATTTAGTGATCTGTATTCTCAGAGATGCGGGTAGGTTGAATATTGACTTTCCTTGTACATAGAATTTGTTTCTGTGCAGAACACCCACACTGTTCAGGTTCTCTGGCATATGGATAAGGAAAATCACTAATTTTTGGGGGTTCATAAAATTGCTAATCAGCTGTAGAGAGCCCATGAAGTAATATATTCTGTAgagattttcattattttccttcatgTGGGGAgggattttcttgttttgttgttgctttttcttttttcccaggcATATCACTAAAGGTGATCTGTGTCATGTGCATTTTAACATAAGCAACATTTGCTGAAATCTGTTGTCTGTGCATATTTTAACTTCATTACAAAGCTGAAGTATCTGCAATCTACCTGAGTTCATGCAGTTTTTAGCAAAGTCCTCTCAAAGTAATTTTCCAGTGCagcaaaaccccccaaaaagtTAACCTTTATCAAGGTTACTTGATAAAGTATTCCCAGCTCACAGCCCAAAGTGACCATTGAGGGAGGCAGTACTTTTCCTCCAAACTGCTGAGAAGTTCCCTGCTACAAAGGCAGACGCAGTTTAAGCAAAGAGCACGGATGCGTGATAGACCCTTCACgcatttttcttatttgtagGCCACTTACCAGAAGTTGCTGCCTCTGTATTTTCCGAGATCGTTGGAAGAAGAGGTCCAATCCTtgccttccctccctgcagatATTGGCAATGCGGAAGGAGAGCCGGTAGTACCAGAGCGGCAGATCAGGATTACTGAAAAGCCGGGCGTTCCGGATGGTGAGTTTGGAGCTGGACTTTGGAATAAGTATCTCTCTGTGAGAAAGTCAGtgggaaaaacagagaaggaaggagagagatgTTTTCCTACCTCAATTCACCTAAGTCAGGTTATAATGATTCCAGTTCATTGGCTTCTTGTGTTCCTCGGCAGTAACTGCAGTAGAGCTGCTCTTTTTCTTGGTTGAAGAGGTTTGTAGTTTGTTccctttgtaatttttttttcccaaagtgaTTAGGATCTTTGAAAGTGTTCATGCAGAAGCTTGTACTAATTGAAAAAGGTATTATGGTTAATGGTCTGTCTTGTGTACTGGCAAAGTGTTGTTTATATATTAGCAAATGTTGTCCCAAATAATACGATTCTATTGGTACAACAGGGATACAGTGCATCCAAATAGTAGATGGGCAGTGAAAATTAGCAGAAACTCcctaaaatatataaaataactaGGGGAACCCAGAAATCAGTGTTTGGAGGTGGCTATCAAAGGTCAGTGGTAGATGTCAGGATGGAGGTGAGATACATGTAGCAAAACAATTTAATATATTAACAGACACAGCAGACACATTCTGCTTTGCTTGTTAAGCAGTGATGTGCAAGTTTTACAGCCTTAAATCATTCAAAGCAGATAACttggaattaattttaattttcgCCTTTTGCATAGCCAATTGGGATAAGGCTGAATATTTGATATTTGCTGCTGTGGCCGATTAGTGTGAGGTATTCAATCTCTAGCTAATAATTTGTGAAATTACTGGATTTGCATAGGTAAGAGTGAATTTGTATAGTGCAATCCTGCACTCTTGTTCCAATGCTACTATAGCATGTCATGCTAAAAGGGGAAACTCGGTTCCTGTccagattgcccagagagacAGTGCTAGAAGTCTTAGCAACATGCCTGGATAACATCAATTCAGTGGAGCATTCTGGTATTGTCACCAGCAAGTGAGCCTGTGCTCTTCTATTTCATCACCCAGTGGTGCTGTAAACAATACTATAAAAATAGCTACGCTTAGATCACTACAGCATTTGTTCAGGAAGTGTCAATGATGCAAGAAGTGAGCCCTTTCTACATACAGTACAGCTTCTAAATTGAGTAAAGCTGCAGCATCTGTGCCTCTGCATgccaatttttccccttttgacAAGTAGGATGAGTGTAAAGCTAAAGTCAGTCTCTCCAGAACTTGTTTTTCAGAAGAGTAAACCCTTTATGAGCTGATGATTAGGACTTCCCAGTTAGTTTCCAGGCAAACCAACATTTTAAGGGCGTGGTTCTCAATCACATGCTGTGATCTGCCAGTGGTACTGGTGAGGTATCAGAGCCGCATCATGGTACCTCAGGGGTCTTGTGCTAGTCTGTAGCATAATGACTGTGTTGTTTCGCTGGGAAATGTACCAACTCATCAGCAGCATTGCTGTCCTGTACACAGCCCAAACATTTTATACCATCTTTGTTTCTACTGCAGATGCTTCAGATGAAGAAGGTCTGGAGGCGGATTTGTCTTTCATTGGGTCCCATGCTTTTGCCCGCATGGAGGGAGACGTTGATAAACAGAGACGCCTCATCCTTCAGGGACAGTTGTCAgaggcagcactgcagaaacAGCATCAGAGGAAGTGAGAATTTGCTTGTTCGTGAAAGTATTTGTATTGGTTAGGACCAACCCTTATGAATGATGGTTTTGTTATCTGTAAAGCCTCATCTTCCAGCTAGCAAATACAGGTAAAGCCTGGTGTCACCCTGGATTGATGTAGTAGTCTCTTTGGCCTGAAGGAAgaagggatgggacagcaggaggaaaagggaagctTGCGATGAACCCTTCAGCACACTCAGTGCATCTACCCGGCTGCCTTACCTATTTGCCACAAGATGTCACTGTTTTGTCGCCACTTTTTGTTGTGGGATCCCCTGCTTTTGATACTGCCCACTTGTTCCTGAGGCTCTGCGCAGATAGCAAAACACTTTTCTTCCATTTGATAAATAAAAGAAGGCTCAGGCTTTCTCCCCCTCCATGCCCTGGTAACCCTAACATGCATGATCTCTTCTTTAGAAGGTAATTCCATGCTGGCCACCTCTGAAGGCTCAGTGTCTGCTTGTTTTGTCAGATGAGGCACAGTTCATGAAACTGGTTGCTGCATAGTTGTGTTTGACATCTAggcttttaaaggaaattttctttttttcctgtcttttaaaCACTGAcatatttaaatggaaaaaccTCTGAGATCTTCTCAGCTCAAATGCAATGCCGCTGCAGTTAATAGTTGATACATATTAATATGTATTATCTGAGTGAAAATTATTAGGTGTGTAACTAAGAcactaaattttattttttaacgcttctttctttaaaaactcGATAGTTACTCCATAGGTCAGAAAACAGCAACATCAGAGAGGGCTCAGTCAGAAAAAGCTTGTTTTGTCCTTCCCTTCCCATATACCTCTCCAGGCTTATAGTGCTAATCCAAAGGGGGATTAGATCTGACCAGATGTTTTTGACTTTCTAGTTATAATCGTTGGCTGTGTCAGGCAAGAGCTGAAGACCTCTCCGACATTGCTTCTCTTAAAGCTTTGTACCAGACAGGTAAGTTCAGGGTACTGATGACTGATCTATGTTGTCTTGAAGTAAAAATGTTTCCTTCGGACTTGCATATACAATAGGTCATGCTGAAATCATAGCTGtgtttctggaaagaaaatctgttCAGCACTTTGGCTGATCTCTTAGGCCTCATGAAAATCCAGAGCTTACCTCGATCTTTGTGTAAATACCGAGTTTGTGTGATACCTTCTGCTCAGTAACTGCAAATTTCAATTCTTTGGTTTGCCTTAGACAAGACTCCTTGGGCTGCAGGAGGTCCATGAGGCATGCTCTGGGAATCTGTGCACTGGAGTTCAGAGCTTGGTTTCTAGGAAGAATTTTGCTTTGGTGGTAGAATTGCAAGTGAAGGGGTTTTATTAAATTAAACCCATGTTATTATTTGATATTTAGCTAAATATGAAGTACACAGGCAACATAAAATTGCAGTCCTTAAGTTTCTCTGATGTGATACATGGGGTTTCTTATCAGAATAGATACTGGTATAGCGAGAGCAGTAACTAAGCATATTTCCTCTGCTGGAAGCAATATACATTGCAAAAGTTCTAAGCTGAGGCTATTTCTCCCCACTTTGAAAGAGTCCAGCTACAAAACCTGGCATGACTGAGAGAAGCTGAgacatctttctttctttctttctttcttttgtagGTGTGGATAACTGTGGCCGTACTGTGATGGTGGTGGTTGGAAGGAATATCCCCGTAACATTGATAGACATGGAAAAGGTAAGACGTGCAAAATTAGAGTTGTGTATGTTATATATGAATGTTTTGGATGGAAAAGTCTGATTATAAGGATAATTCAGTGTTAATACTAGAAACATAATTTGTAGAAGACCTAAGATGTTAActataaagtatttttatagGCAGATGAAAATGTATGCCCTTACAGAGCTATGTGTGCATTGGGCTGATGCTTTTCAATGaggttatttttagaaaaaatacaggCTAGTATGgactcctttttcttctcaagaTGAAGGAGAGTTGCTATGCTTCTGTAAGTGCCAAGACGTGAAGAGTGAAACATAATGAGTTAAATGTAGTTTTTCAGGAAAACACCAAGAGCATATCTCCATCTGTGAGGTCAGATAGACAAAAGACTTCCAAGTTATTACAGTCAGGTTGAAGACTTGGAAGGTTAGCCTTGCTTCTGTAGCTGAAATGTAATGCTATCCAGCCTCATGATTCCTGATTTGAAGATGAAATAAGGGAAAAGTATTAAGATGTAATGCAACTGTGAAAGAGTTTGTTGCAAAtataaattctgtttctttctgcCTCAGGCTCTTCTGTATTTCATCCACGTCATGGATCATATTGCAGTGAAGGAATATGTCCTGGTGTACTTCCATACGCTCACAAATGATTACAATCAGCTAGACTCTAACTTCCTGAAGAAACTCTATGATGTTGTTGATGCCAAGTGAGTGTCAATAGGAAAAGAACATGTTCTGGTCTTCCTCTGTGCTATGCAAATATTTGCTGTTCCCTGTATCTGGTTTCCCATTTGTTTCTGAGAGAGTTTGGATGGGACAAAGACCTAAATAACTATGAAATACAAGAAGAAagaggttttttctttccttctcaagTCCATCTTTTTAACCAGAAGTTCTGTCCTTTGCAGTCTCCCTCTAGAGCTGTTAGGGAGGCACTCTAGTTGTCTTGTCTGTCACAAGCCAGAGCGGGAGCTTTTGGAGTCTGGCTTTGTTAAACAATGTTGCTGGTTGTGAGAGGAGGGGTTTGGGTAACAGTGGCAATCATAATTTGTCCTTAACTTTCTTTCACTTCCTACTTGAAAGACTGAAGGCTGTGATGTCTTTAACTGAAAAATAACCAtgctgccttttattttttatttttttctccttacatCTACTTTATGGTGTCTGCCCTTACATTAGATCTAACTTTGTAAAATTACATTACACTTAAGGAAAATGGTCTCTTTTGACAGTTTGCTTGTGTAGGTGACCTTAGCTGGAAttcacttttaaatattttttttctttctctaaacCAGGTACAAGAGGAACTTGAAGGCATTGTATTTTGTCCACCCAACATTTCGTTCAAAGGTAAGGTAAATCTTAGAAAAGTGTATCTTTTGTGTTGGCAGGGTAGCACGTAAGCCTGTAGCATGAAAAACTTGGAGACACTAGAAGATTCCCACAGTTAGAATTTGAAATTCATCCCGTCTTTGATCTAGCTGCAGTCTTCCAACTTTTGTGATAAGCTGAACCCCAATGCAGTGCATGCTGTCTGTGGCCTGGTTTTAGTGTGCTCTTAccagagagaggtgaaagctTTTAATCATATTTCTTTCAAAGGGAAACATCTTGTCATTTTTCCTGCTGGCTGGCTGGCAGGGGGATGAACCACCATGACCAAACACTcagggagggtttttttgtgtatttcatCTCCTGGATGTTTCACCTTTTCTTTTACCACAAGAGGTATCACATGTGTCATGTGTGTCACttcagagctgccctgggaagggcagagagCAGCCTCAGGCAGCAGTGAGATTAGTCAGGGTTAGAGTGAAGAGCAGCAAAAGAAGATGGGAAGAATGCCTTTGATGGagtgcagaaaaaaatcctgctaaTCTATCAGGACACAAAAAACCTGAACTTGTCATGCACTAAATTGTTACCTTTGGCTGGGGTCTGTGTGGGGCAACAGAAGATGGAGCTGGTTCCCTTCTGAACTTCGCATCCACTACTCCTATTGCAGCAGTGTGAGTACTTCAGATGAGCtaagtggcagcagcagcccttccaagaggttttttttgtccaattaaaacagaaatctgATCCTCCATGTTCACATCAGCTTAAACTCTGtgtttattctgctttttgctGACATTAATCAAATTTGAGAAAATTATATGCCTGGAAAAACACATCTGTTTGCACATGTTCAGCGGCATTTCTTCTTCAAGAATTTCTTGTTTCAAGAATTTCTTTGACTGCTAAATTTCCATAGAGTCCTTTCTTTGCCTGtgcacagctgggacaccaTGAGACTTGGAGCTTCCTTGTTTTTATGGAGATAAGACTGAGGCTTCCCAACAGCATAGCTTCCAGTTTCTGTAAGGTTATTAGTTACTCCCACAGGCTACAGATCAGAGGTCTGTGTCCTAGAATTAGATCTTCCAGCTCTGATGCTCATAAAAATGTAGGAGCTGGCATAGAACAGTACTAAGGTCacaaagctgagtggaaaagCTGAAGCTAGGAAGTGCTAGTGTTTTAGATTCTCAGCAGCGCTTCACTCCCGTCCTCTCTTCCCATACATTTCTATTTGGTTGAGATACATTTTGTACAAactttgttgctgttgttggaGGATGACAACTCATCCTCACTGGTGTCTGTTGCCGTCTTGTCTGTCCCTTTGGAAACTGCAGCGGGACTCAACAGATCTGTAGGCGAAGCAGATGGTTGGTGGGAAGCAAGGAGGGTGAGAGACACAAAGTTCTCTAACTTGCTGGAAATAGTATTGGTTTGTATCCTATtctggcagcacagctggaggcaAAAGAGAATGTGTATATCCCTGTCTTTCTGCCAATCTTTTCTATAACTAGAAGGCAAGCGGGATTGCTTCTGACTGTTTCATGGACTATCAGCTTATGAAACATGATGGGGAATATGTAGCAGAAAGCATGGTGAAGAAGATGACTGCTAAGagagaatgatttttttctcccctcctttttttgGCTCTTTCAGGGCTCATGTCCCCATGCCTCAAATTCAGGAGGAAGGCCTGTGCGTTCATGTGACTTCCCAAAGACATCACCCTCATGCACAGATCTTAAATGTCTTGTATAAATTATCCCTTTCACAGCAGGATTGAATCCTGGCACGGTGGATGGCTGCCATCTCTTAGAGTCACTTTTGCTTTTTCATGGGCTAAAAGGGATCAAGAGGCTTTTCATCAGGTCTTTTGGAAAATCATACATCCTTAGAAAACCAGAATAGTTCTCCATGTACTTTATGGTTCCAACAATGATTCTTTGTTCAATTTCTAGGTATGAAACTGCTGTAAACTGTGTTTTCTGAGGGTAATTGCCTGTCTAGAATGCATGGAGTTTGGTGTGCAGAGGGGAAGGTTCAGCAGTTATCCTAAAGCACAGAGTAACTGAAGCAGGGTGAGCCACTGTGCACACATTTTTGTACAGTGCTCCTGCCTTTTCTCATGCCTTGAATGTTCACAGATCTGTGAAATGGAGCTGTGCACATCATGAAATTGTAGTGTAGATCTCAACAGCTTTGTAGGCTGGAGTGGCTCTTGCTACATGAGCACTTCGCTGCCAGGCCTCACATCAAGGTACCCATGAAGTGCCATCACCAGTTCCTTTGTACTCTTGCATGCAAAGTTCCTCCTGCTTGTTTTTGATAAAGCTGTTGATAGATAAATTAAGGGCTTTTGGaggcatttttatttgaatCCTCTTAGCTCCCTTCTTCTGAGAGCTCTCCAAATAAACTCTTTCAGAGCTTGTGTTCTGAACTGAACTATAAATGGCTGGATCTGAAACAGTCTCACCCAGAgtaattctgttttcattaaCTGGCTGTGAATCAAGAATGTTTCAAAGCTGAAACATTCCCAAAGACTCAAATTAGATATTCATAATCATCGTACTCTTTGTATTTATCATGAAcaatttttggtttgttttttctataATGATCCTAAAAGCAGTTTCTTGAGATCAGATGGCAGTGGAAAGATTGTTGCAAATCACTTGGTTTTTTCCTACTCAAGATCCTTCCAACTGGAGTAAAATTTCCCagattttattaaatttctctttgaggTATGCCCAAATTAAGAGATTAGTGGCACAGCTAATCTGTGTTGCTGGTTTTTTGTGGGAGACATGTCATACATTTAACTGTGGGTTTATAGCTTGGCAGAGTGACTTTTACAGCCATTTATTTAGATTCAGAATATCAGGacaagaaaaatgaagggaaacTTCAGCAGATGTCTAGATTTTTAACTTTCTTTGGCTGCTCTGGTATAACTTATTCTACTTTCAGTACATTAACAGagatttgatttaatttaaagtTCCATGTCCTGTTACCAATAAGAAAATAGCTGCTCTTGTATTACCGTTTCTAAAACCTGTGATTATCAAGAATAGAAGTAATAGAAAAATTCTCCAGAAACATTTTTGctctcctcccttctctctGTGTTCCTGAGTAAGATGCCAAGCTACAGTGGTTTGTATAGtgagaggaaggaggggaaaaagaaaaaacacttttccCAACAGCAGTTTTTGTGATGGCTGCAAAAATATCCCCTATTAGGCTTTTATACATTGAACAACTATAGCAATTATGTTTAATGATTGTCATTCATAACATACCTTGACATCCATGATACTTCGGTGCAAGATTGAGAAGGTATTTTTCACTCATTAAACTGTCATTTGGTGTCACTCATAAGAGGTCTTGTTAGAACAATATAATGAAAAATGGTTGCCAGTAAAAATCTGTCTCCTTGCTTTTGTGCTAACATAAATCTGATTCTGCCCTCAAAATAATGAACTGATTTCAAATGTTCTGTCATGTTCTCtaccttcttttctctttttcattgtTCCTCTCTCATTAAAATAAGCTGTTTTGAGGAGGCAGCACAGTTATTCCAGGACAGGTTTTAGAAATTGactttttctttaatgtatTCAGGCAGATAATTTTTATAGATTTAATCTTCAAGTTTATTTGAAACTCTTGCTTTCCTCAAGGCTTTTCTTGCAGTGTTGCTTCTTTTCTGTTAACTTCCTGCAGTCAAAGCAAAATTATCAAACAGAATGGTCAAGGTTATAAAGGACTGTGGAGGTCATGTGCTCTGACCCCTGGCTGAAGAAGAGTCAGCAAGAGCTGGTTTCTCAGGACCATGTGATTGATCCCTACTGTGAACATTTGTGACCTGtagaatagattttttttcttttccttctttctgggaaaagaatagaaaataaataaacaataaataatacAGTACTTAATCTTGGAGAAGGTGGATTGAAAAGGTAAAGCTTGTGCAGTCGATCTAAGCAGGATTAGATTGCTGTCTTACTGgtcttcaaaaacaaaaattccaTGTCTTGTTTGTACCCAAAACAGACAGGGATGTGAATATTTAAAGTAAAATCTTGTAGAATAAGTTGATAGGCTTATTCTTGTAGAGTTAAATTAATAAGGCGTTGATAAGAAAGTTGGTAAAGCAAGAGGTCATTCAGACAAACCAAAGCAGAAGGGAGATTTTAGTAAAATCTTTGAAAAGTCTCCCTTTCTCTCACTCTAACTGGCCTTTCTTTCAAGTGAGAACTTCAGTGTAAAGGATTGAAAATGCTTCTGACAGAGTCAAATGGGTAATTTTTGTACTGGCTAAGCCTGGAGTGAAAACATGCCGCTCTACTGATGGTGTTTTGAGGACAAACAGCAGAACAGCTGTCACTCCTGGACTGTAGAAAGGGACCTTAGGCTGGCATTGAGGGAGTGAGCATAGAGTCAGAAAACACTAGCTTGAAGCTCTCAAGACACTGCTTGCTAGCAGTTGGTGGTGCATATTTCCTGACCTTGTGTTATGGCAATGATTTTACTGTTTCAAGTTCAACTCGAGCCTGTTTCACTGTGGAGTATTGCATTGAACTTGAAGGTTTTGAAGCAGCATCTTGTTAATtggtttctgtggggttttattttcagGTCTCAGCGTGGTTTTTCACAACCTTTACAGTCTCAGGGCTAAAGGACAAAATCCACTATGTGGAAAGCCTTCAGCAGTTGTTCACAGCCATACCCCCAGAACAGATTGATCTTCCCCCTTTCGTCCTCGAGTATGACGCCAGGGTAAGTGACTGCCTGTGGTCACCATGAGTCTCTGCCCTAAGAGCAGTTCTTGTGCTGCTCCCATTCAGCTCTGCAAGAGCTTTAAGGGGACTGACTTCCACATCTTAAGAatggagagaaggaagagggaaggTTTTCTGGAGCGTCTATGTTGTTCTATGAGTAATGATTCTCTGAGTTTTTTTGTCTACATCAGCCCAAGCAGAGGGCTTGGCTAAGGGGACTACTTTCCCATTAGATCAGTCTCCTATGTGCATAAAAGGCAGCCTGCCTTTCTTTAGCCAAGAGCTGTAACATAACACAATAACAGCCTGTGGACAAGATAAAATTTGTGTTACCTGCTGTAACACCTTTTACtgactggaaaaaagaaatagtagttgcatttcattttccttgccCCACATACTAACGAGCATgcagaaaaagggggaaaaaaaaacaaacaacaaaacagcagggaaaaatgGAACAGTAGAAAGGTGTCCTGCCTTTGTGTATAGggccctcttcctcctcccttctgCACCACAGGTTTCTAATCA encodes:
- the GDAP2 gene encoding ganglioside-induced differentiation-associated protein 2, with the translated sequence MDPLGAPSQFVDVDSLPGWSDAYEAKQLDCHPNAVEKAQVDVRSPFPYRKDINEKIILWKGDVALLNCTAIVNTSNETLTDKNPVSESIFMHAGPDLKDELQKLKGCRTGEAKLTKGFNLAARFIIHTVGPKYKSRYRTAAESSLYSCYRNVLQLAKEQAMCSVGFCVINTLKRCYPLEDATHIALRTVRRFLEVHGETLEKVVFAVSELEEATYQKLLPLYFPRSLEEEVQSLPSLPADIGNAEGEPVVPERQIRITEKPGVPDDASDEEGLEADLSFIGSHAFARMEGDVDKQRRLILQGQLSEAALQKQHQRNYNRWLCQARAEDLSDIASLKALYQTGVDNCGRTVMVVVGRNIPVTLIDMEKALLYFIHVMDHIAVKEYVLVYFHTLTNDYNQLDSNFLKKLYDVVDAKYKRNLKALYFVHPTFRSKVSAWFFTTFTVSGLKDKIHYVESLQQLFTAIPPEQIDLPPFVLEYDARENGPYCSSYPPSPDL